The Corynebacterium jeddahense genome has a window encoding:
- a CDS encoding ATP-binding protein: MTAQFRLARVQLVNWGTFDGYYDIPVGQKGFLITGASGSGKSTLIDALSAVLVPPGKLQFNAAAQQEVGGRDKGRSRVSYIRGAWRRSEDPATGEIRSQYLRSGATASIVALTYRAGDESLTLTAIYRLNAGQQQEAQVKTLYGIFPSEVDVDGFVPLLQNSLDKRKLEAAYKTAGVTFTEQYSVFANRFRAKLGIGSEEAQMLLYRTQSAKSLGSMDELFRNYMLDVPGTFKIAEDAVATHEDLRQAYERLEDVHQQIETLAPLPGLNSKLKDAQATQEHTAALSAALPHVRRAIEAKQLRERIDVSSAHHVALDVQAQSLTARKATQQEALQRAAMRREHFAGESLGALEREIAREEQTLARRAKEVKKLQAVAQLEGPLDTERFAELKAQAATELAAAPEQEQRLLEAWFAARRERDGLADAEAAVGAELASLGSRSSNIEQAYVELRARLCADTGLTVGELPYVGELIDVLPEQTEWEPVIQRLLGGFAVTLLVPAELEREVSGWVNGRHVGMRLEYRTVPEGVEVPRGPRNADSLFHKVRVVEHAMRPWLMRMLATTFDYALVRTVEELERQTQRAATIDGLERNPADRTGSARYVKNDRRRLGVRRDYRLGSSNHAKVEALRAELADAKRATAAASNRLSDVERKQQAHKRDVELATTIDALEWADVDVSGVEEVLAGLRAELARLTSSPEAQELEQAWREASEALKATERELAGVTGQLAVVAGELEKARARLRTIQEAQVEVDPALAQELEAMLAATTRRLTQENLSDSADKVAAQLDAQAKQAARTITESSNAIVTILTQYIAQWSAESADLQATAEFAGEAITRLDALRSDRLPEFRGRFLDLLNGQSVMHLSKIYTELQRAKGDIETNLGPINASLRRSPYTEGRFLQIEVRDNRDRVVRDFMQDLRNATAGSLSEADEKNAIERYHRLAAIMDRLGSSERADRSWRSVVLDTRRHVKFVGNEVDAEGTVHNTHVDSAALSGGQAQKLVFFCLAAALRYRLAGVDADVPRYATVVLDEAFDRADPVFTRTAMDVFTSFGFHMVLATPLKLIKTLSPYVDGTIVVHYTEDPVARSTFELIDTHAPA, from the coding sequence GTGACAGCACAATTCCGTCTCGCGCGCGTGCAGCTGGTCAACTGGGGCACGTTCGACGGCTACTACGACATCCCTGTGGGCCAGAAAGGATTCCTGATCACGGGTGCGTCGGGATCGGGCAAGTCGACGCTCATCGACGCGTTGTCCGCCGTGCTGGTTCCACCCGGAAAGCTGCAATTCAACGCGGCCGCCCAGCAAGAGGTAGGTGGCCGGGACAAGGGCCGCAGTCGTGTGTCGTACATTCGCGGTGCGTGGCGGCGCAGCGAAGATCCAGCGACCGGCGAGATCCGCAGCCAGTATCTGCGCTCGGGCGCGACGGCGAGCATCGTCGCGCTGACCTACCGTGCGGGGGACGAGTCGCTCACGCTCACCGCGATCTACCGCCTCAACGCCGGGCAGCAGCAGGAGGCGCAGGTGAAGACGCTCTACGGCATTTTCCCCAGCGAGGTGGACGTGGACGGGTTCGTGCCGCTGCTGCAGAACTCGCTGGACAAGCGCAAGCTGGAGGCAGCGTACAAGACGGCCGGGGTGACGTTCACGGAGCAGTACTCCGTGTTTGCCAACCGCTTCCGCGCCAAGCTGGGCATCGGCAGCGAGGAAGCGCAGATGCTTCTCTACCGCACCCAATCCGCGAAATCCCTGGGCAGCATGGACGAGCTGTTCCGCAACTACATGCTGGACGTACCGGGCACGTTCAAGATCGCGGAAGACGCCGTGGCCACGCACGAGGACCTGCGCCAGGCGTACGAGCGGCTCGAAGACGTGCACCAGCAGATTGAGACGCTCGCTCCCCTGCCTGGGCTGAACTCCAAGCTCAAGGACGCGCAGGCGACGCAGGAGCACACGGCCGCGCTGTCTGCCGCCCTGCCGCACGTGCGGCGTGCGATTGAGGCGAAGCAGCTGCGCGAGCGTATCGACGTCAGCTCCGCCCACCACGTCGCCCTGGACGTGCAGGCGCAATCCCTTACCGCGCGCAAGGCCACGCAGCAGGAGGCGCTGCAGCGCGCGGCGATGCGGCGCGAGCACTTCGCCGGGGAGAGCCTGGGCGCGCTGGAGCGCGAGATCGCGCGGGAGGAGCAGACGCTTGCCCGGCGTGCAAAGGAGGTGAAAAAGCTCCAGGCCGTGGCGCAGCTAGAAGGCCCGTTGGACACGGAGCGTTTCGCGGAGCTGAAGGCCCAGGCCGCCACGGAACTGGCGGCGGCGCCGGAGCAGGAGCAGCGCCTGCTGGAGGCCTGGTTCGCGGCGCGCCGGGAACGCGACGGGCTCGCTGACGCGGAGGCGGCGGTGGGGGCGGAGTTGGCGTCGTTAGGCAGCCGCTCCTCCAACATCGAGCAGGCGTACGTGGAGCTGCGCGCGCGGCTGTGCGCGGACACCGGCCTGACGGTGGGCGAGCTGCCGTACGTGGGCGAGCTGATCGACGTGCTGCCGGAGCAGACGGAGTGGGAGCCGGTGATCCAGCGCCTGTTGGGCGGGTTCGCGGTGACCCTGCTGGTGCCCGCGGAGCTGGAGCGCGAGGTGAGTGGCTGGGTCAACGGCCGGCACGTAGGGATGCGGCTGGAGTACCGCACCGTGCCGGAGGGCGTGGAGGTGCCGCGCGGGCCGAGGAACGCGGACAGCCTGTTCCATAAGGTGCGGGTGGTGGAGCACGCGATGCGGCCGTGGCTCATGCGCATGCTGGCCACCACCTTCGACTACGCGCTGGTGCGCACCGTGGAGGAGCTGGAGCGGCAGACGCAGCGCGCGGCCACCATCGACGGTTTGGAGCGCAACCCGGCGGATAGGACCGGCTCTGCGCGGTACGTGAAGAACGACCGGCGCCGCCTGGGCGTGCGGCGCGACTACCGCCTCGGCTCCTCCAACCACGCCAAGGTGGAGGCGCTGCGGGCGGAGCTTGCGGACGCGAAACGCGCCACCGCGGCCGCCAGCAACCGGCTGAGCGATGTGGAGCGCAAGCAGCAGGCGCACAAGCGCGATGTGGAGCTGGCCACCACCATCGACGCGCTCGAATGGGCGGACGTAGACGTATCCGGTGTGGAGGAGGTCCTGGCCGGCCTACGCGCGGAGCTTGCGCGCCTGACCTCCTCGCCCGAGGCGCAGGAGCTGGAGCAGGCGTGGCGGGAGGCGTCCGAGGCGCTCAAGGCCACCGAGCGGGAGCTCGCCGGGGTGACGGGCCAGCTCGCGGTGGTGGCCGGGGAGCTGGAGAAGGCCCGCGCACGGCTGCGCACCATCCAGGAGGCGCAGGTTGAGGTGGACCCGGCGCTGGCGCAGGAGCTGGAGGCGATGCTCGCCGCCACCACGCGCCGCCTCACCCAGGAGAACCTGAGCGACAGCGCCGACAAGGTAGCCGCACAGCTGGATGCGCAGGCGAAGCAGGCGGCGCGGACCATCACGGAGTCCAGCAACGCCATCGTGACCATCCTGACCCAGTACATCGCCCAGTGGTCCGCCGAGTCCGCGGACTTGCAGGCCACGGCCGAGTTCGCCGGCGAGGCCATCACGCGCCTGGACGCGTTGCGCTCGGACCGCCTTCCGGAGTTCCGCGGCCGCTTCCTGGACCTACTCAACGGCCAGTCCGTGATGCACCTGAGCAAGATCTACACCGAGCTGCAGCGCGCCAAGGGCGACATTGAGACCAACCTGGGGCCCATCAACGCGTCGCTTCGCCGCTCCCCCTACACCGAGGGGCGTTTCCTACAGATTGAGGTGCGCGACAACCGCGACCGCGTGGTGCGCGACTTCATGCAGGACCTGCGAAACGCCACCGCCGGCAGCTTGAGCGAGGCAGACGAGAAGAACGCCATCGAGCGCTACCACCGCCTGGCCGCGATCATGGACCGGCTCGGCTCCTCCGAGCGCGCCGACCGCAGCTGGCGCAGCGTGGTGCTGGACACCCGCCGCCACGTGAAGTTCGTGGGCAACGAGGTCGACGCCGAGGGCACCGTGCACAACACCCACGTGGATTCGGCGGCGTTGTCCGGCGGCCAGGCGCAGAAGCTGGTGTTCTTCTGCCTCGCCGCCGCGCTGCGCTACCGCCTGGCGGGCGTGGACGCGGACGTGCCCCGCTACGCCACCGTGGTGCTGGACGAGGCCTTCGACCGCGCCGACCCCGTGTTCACCCGCACCGCCATGGACGTCTTCACCAGCTTCGGCTTCCACATGGTGCTGGCCACCCCGCTGAAGCTGATCAAGACCCTCTCCCCCTACGTGGACGGCACCATCGTGGTCCACTACACCGAGGACCCCGTCGCCCGCTCCACCTTCGAGCTCATAGATACCCATGCGCCTGCCTGA
- a CDS encoding dicarboxylate/amino acid:cation symporter translates to MKDKLLHSLLFWVVVAIVLGFACSFFFPDWLARIFVTFNGLFSNFLGFFVPVLIFALIAPAIAGLGQGAGKWLGITAGLAYGSTIISGLIAWGTASALYPTLLDGKHLVTDVADPEAGGLEPYFTVDMPAPLAVMSALLLAFVVGLAMTGVKSPNLLNVLEELNAVVMKVVTTFVIPLLPIFIFGTFLNLGMNDNFGDTMEAMGVVLVLSIVMTLVIILLQYLAAGAIAGVNPFKALKNMAPAYFTALGTSSSAATIPVTYESALKNKVDEDVAGFVVPLCATIHLSGSMMKITLYALSIVYMASLDISSGQIAGFILLLGIMMIAAPGVPGGAIMAAVGLLQANLGFDESMVSLMIASYIVVDSFGTAANVTGDGAIALIMNKFAAGKIKGQSLNDAPSAVPAQ, encoded by the coding sequence ATGAAAGATAAACTCCTCCACTCGCTGCTGTTCTGGGTGGTTGTGGCGATCGTCCTCGGCTTCGCCTGCAGCTTCTTCTTCCCGGATTGGCTCGCCCGCATCTTTGTCACGTTCAACGGGCTGTTCTCCAACTTCCTCGGCTTCTTCGTCCCAGTCCTCATCTTCGCCCTCATCGCGCCCGCGATCGCGGGCCTGGGCCAGGGCGCGGGCAAGTGGCTCGGCATCACCGCCGGCCTCGCGTACGGCTCCACGATCATCTCGGGCCTTATCGCCTGGGGCACGGCGTCGGCGCTGTACCCGACGCTGCTCGACGGCAAGCACCTGGTCACGGACGTCGCCGACCCCGAAGCCGGCGGCCTGGAGCCGTACTTCACGGTGGACATGCCCGCCCCACTCGCGGTCATGTCCGCGCTTCTGCTCGCCTTTGTCGTCGGCCTGGCCATGACGGGGGTGAAGTCGCCGAACCTCCTGAACGTGCTCGAGGAGCTCAACGCAGTGGTGATGAAGGTGGTCACCACCTTCGTCATCCCCCTGCTGCCGATCTTCATCTTCGGCACGTTCCTCAACCTCGGCATGAACGATAACTTCGGCGACACCATGGAGGCCATGGGCGTGGTCCTCGTCCTCTCCATCGTGATGACGCTCGTGATCATCCTCCTCCAGTACCTCGCCGCCGGTGCCATCGCGGGCGTGAACCCGTTCAAGGCCCTGAAGAACATGGCGCCCGCCTACTTCACCGCCCTGGGCACCTCCTCCTCCGCGGCGACCATCCCGGTCACCTACGAGTCCGCGCTGAAGAACAAGGTGGACGAGGACGTCGCCGGCTTCGTCGTCCCGCTCTGCGCCACCATCCACCTCTCCGGCTCGATGATGAAGATCACGCTCTACGCCCTCTCCATCGTCTACATGGCCAGCCTGGACATCTCGAGCGGCCAGATCGCAGGCTTCATCCTCCTGCTCGGCATCATGATGATCGCGGCGCCCGGCGTCCCCGGCGGCGCCATCATGGCGGCGGTGGGCCTGCTCCAGGCCAACCTCGGCTTCGACGAGTCCATGGTCTCGCTCATGATCGCCTCCTACATCGTGGTCGACTCCTTCGGCACCGCCGCCAACGTCACCGGTGACGGCGCGATCGCGCTCATCATGAACAAGTTCGCCGCGGGCAAGATCAAGGGGCAGTCGCTTAACGACGCACCTTCGGCCGTCCCCGCGCAGTAG
- a CDS encoding ATP-binding protein encodes MNDIMARLERQRNDDHCIEAKSGTGKLDTAFWKAVSSFANTDGGLIVLGIEEEQASGTFRPTPGFDPRRSNDQLISGFTEGQAKPPVTPIPKHNIESDENEGSPVILVRIHPMRGDVQMGKQMPCYVTAQGLRDGAYKRVLDGDQKLSSYEVFQLTTLYQPDDSEQSVVDGAEVSDLDSHAWTGLIESLEKRGSRIRQGIKSEEEVLERLQVIDSESRPILAGMLALGYYPQQFYPQLYIDVAVHPTKEKSADTTRFLDRAHCDGPLPLAVEDAIKVILRNLRTRTVEHGSTMVDEPEIPEIALREAVVNAVMHRDYSPQVQGRQVQIDVFPDRVEVNNPGGLWGDRTLDNLEENRSMSRNPALANLLSNLPTPSGSMRVAENEGSGIQRMKDGMLEYGLPQPKFDARIGEFTVVLYRFGLLDPEMSSWLDSIAPESSRQERVALAIASGLGAVSVRELRQHLGLDSDDARKLLITLSRSGLLRPGSDEDSFRLGVGDKELTEQELEVIAVLAKHGESSAKEIAEMMGVSVGSLRPKLRRLVDAGEIAPTAPQTSRMRKYRLPR; translated from the coding sequence ATGAATGACATCATGGCGCGGCTGGAGCGCCAGCGGAATGATGATCATTGCATTGAGGCAAAGTCGGGGACGGGCAAGCTAGATACCGCGTTCTGGAAAGCGGTGAGCTCTTTCGCGAATACCGATGGTGGGCTCATTGTCCTTGGTATTGAGGAAGAACAGGCGTCGGGCACCTTCCGTCCCACGCCGGGTTTCGATCCGCGACGCTCGAACGACCAACTCATCAGTGGGTTTACTGAAGGACAAGCAAAGCCACCGGTCACCCCTATTCCGAAACACAACATCGAGTCCGACGAAAATGAAGGCTCACCGGTAATCCTCGTCCGCATCCACCCGATGCGAGGCGATGTGCAGATGGGCAAGCAAATGCCCTGTTACGTCACTGCTCAGGGTTTGCGGGATGGGGCCTACAAGCGGGTACTTGACGGTGACCAGAAGCTTTCCAGTTATGAGGTTTTTCAGCTCACCACCTTGTATCAACCGGACGATTCCGAACAGTCTGTAGTGGACGGAGCGGAAGTTTCGGATTTGGACAGCCATGCTTGGACCGGCCTCATCGAATCGTTGGAAAAGCGCGGTTCGCGCATCCGCCAGGGCATCAAGAGCGAGGAGGAGGTGCTTGAACGCCTGCAAGTGATTGACTCGGAGAGTCGGCCAATCCTAGCGGGAATGCTTGCGCTGGGGTACTACCCGCAGCAGTTCTACCCGCAGCTGTACATTGACGTGGCCGTTCATCCGACAAAAGAGAAGTCGGCCGATACGACCCGTTTCCTCGACCGAGCGCACTGTGATGGGCCTCTCCCACTGGCTGTTGAAGACGCAATCAAGGTAATATTGCGAAACCTCCGGACTCGCACGGTCGAGCACGGATCGACGATGGTCGATGAACCTGAAATTCCGGAGATCGCTTTGCGCGAAGCGGTAGTGAATGCCGTGATGCACCGTGATTACAGCCCGCAAGTTCAAGGGCGTCAGGTGCAGATAGACGTCTTTCCTGATCGTGTAGAGGTGAACAACCCGGGAGGTCTCTGGGGGGACCGGACGCTCGATAACCTCGAAGAAAACAGGTCGATGAGCCGCAACCCAGCGCTCGCCAACCTGTTAAGCAACCTGCCCACCCCGTCTGGATCCATGCGCGTTGCTGAGAATGAGGGCAGCGGGATTCAGCGCATGAAAGACGGAATGCTTGAATACGGGTTGCCGCAGCCGAAATTCGATGCAAGGATCGGGGAATTCACCGTTGTTCTCTACCGATTTGGGCTGCTTGATCCGGAGATGTCGAGCTGGCTGGACTCGATCGCGCCGGAGAGCTCACGACAGGAGCGAGTCGCGCTGGCTATCGCCAGCGGACTTGGCGCGGTGTCTGTCCGCGAGCTCCGGCAGCATCTAGGCCTCGACAGTGATGACGCGCGGAAGCTGCTGATCACGCTGTCCCGAAGCGGTCTACTCAGGCCGGGTTCTGACGAAGACAGCTTCAGGCTAGGTGTGGGCGATAAAGAGCTCACGGAGCAGGAACTCGAGGTGATCGCAGTTTTGGCCAAACACGGCGAATCATCTGCAAAGGAGATTGCCGAGATGATGGGGGTAAGCGTGGGCTCCTTACGACCCAAGCTCCGGAGGCTCGTGGATGCCGGAGAGATTGCGCCTACCGCGCCTCAGACTAGCCGAATGCGGAAGTACCGCCTGCCGCGTTAG
- a CDS encoding HTH domain-containing protein has protein sequence MTWEEAILHVLREAGEPMAYKDVGARIVAEGLADPGVANVDVLTHAAITGLKVDGLVESAPRGMYALPE, from the coding sequence ATGACCTGGGAGGAAGCGATCCTGCACGTCCTGCGCGAGGCGGGGGAGCCGATGGCGTACAAGGACGTCGGCGCCCGCATCGTCGCCGAGGGCCTCGCGGACCCGGGCGTGGCCAACGTCGACGTGCTCACCCACGCCGCCATCACGGGCCTCAAGGTCGACGGCCTCGTGGAGTCCGCCCCGCGCGGCATGTACGCACTGCCTGAATAA
- a CDS encoding DUF3322 domain-containing protein gives MELLLLDEPSALSVPLHPPTRAQVLADEAGARAFVRAWQAWHPAEEVEWATRSWAGMGKQDVPVRVALSGWDRIAEVAGRAGEVALARERFAVLVGLFPDWPEFRERAVHSWSSWLVLSDDDFTRLCLALRWFHVKPSSGLRARAVPIEGLDTKWIAAHRGLLQRLLGVTDLGLAEGDRLIRVRFLDGLLAPAPGLVDVAVPFGSLALPDGLLVIVVENKETFLALPQAPGGSGAVLVWGSGYTAGALPELPWVREARRVLYWGDADADGYAILNALRSRLTGEGSLVPVVSVAMDVDTVERFLHLAVADPGDTTRVLPHLTDNEERARRFLVASGAKRLEQERVSLEWALALPEFKAVWGPCDSTAE, from the coding sequence ATGGAGCTTCTGCTTCTCGACGAACCTTCGGCCCTCTCCGTTCCCCTCCATCCCCCGACGCGTGCGCAGGTCCTCGCGGACGAGGCCGGTGCCCGCGCATTCGTCCGCGCCTGGCAGGCCTGGCATCCCGCCGAGGAGGTGGAGTGGGCCACCCGCTCCTGGGCTGGCATGGGCAAGCAGGACGTGCCGGTGCGTGTGGCGTTGAGCGGGTGGGACCGCATCGCGGAGGTGGCCGGGCGCGCCGGGGAGGTTGCGCTGGCCCGCGAGCGGTTCGCGGTGTTGGTGGGGTTGTTCCCGGATTGGCCGGAGTTCCGGGAGCGGGCGGTGCACTCGTGGTCGTCGTGGCTGGTGTTGTCTGACGACGACTTCACCCGCCTGTGCCTCGCTCTGCGATGGTTTCACGTGAAACCTTCGTCCGGCCTGCGCGCCCGCGCTGTGCCCATCGAGGGCTTAGACACCAAGTGGATCGCCGCGCACCGTGGACTGCTGCAGCGCCTGCTCGGCGTGACCGACCTGGGGCTGGCTGAGGGCGATCGGCTGATACGGGTGCGGTTCCTGGATGGTTTGCTTGCGCCCGCGCCGGGGTTGGTGGATGTGGCGGTGCCGTTCGGGTCGCTGGCGTTGCCCGACGGTTTGCTGGTGATCGTGGTGGAGAACAAGGAGACGTTCCTGGCCCTTCCCCAGGCCCCCGGAGGGTCCGGCGCGGTACTGGTGTGGGGCTCCGGGTACACCGCCGGCGCGCTTCCGGAGCTGCCGTGGGTGCGCGAGGCCCGCCGGGTGCTGTACTGGGGTGACGCGGATGCGGACGGTTACGCCATCCTGAACGCCCTTCGGTCGCGGCTGACTGGCGAGGGTTCTTTGGTTCCCGTTGTCAGCGTGGCCATGGACGTGGACACGGTTGAGCGCTTCCTGCACCTTGCGGTTGCCGACCCCGGCGACACGACCCGGGTACTCCCCCACCTCACCGACAACGAGGAACGCGCCCGCCGGTTCCTGGTCGCCTCCGGTGCGAAGCGACTGGAGCAGGAGCGCGTGTCCCTCGAGTGGGCGCTGGCGTTGCCGGAGTTTAAGGCGGTGTGGGGGCCTTGTGATTCGACTGCAGAGTAG
- a CDS encoding SdpI family protein, translating into MSPFENMTTLNVVVGIVFILLTLLLLIPGAMASAGKLPGNKWIGLHVPAVRKNQAIWDQAHKVAGPFWLLAGVALAFGAAFSFIASGWMWLLPAVAFLAAVVAASLGGNFGARAAAAVEQAQDNTPQPEPERPAVNIDALRRAAGHADGE; encoded by the coding sequence ATGAGCCCGTTCGAGAACATGACCACGCTGAACGTCGTCGTCGGCATCGTCTTTATCCTGCTCACGCTGCTGCTGCTCATCCCCGGCGCGATGGCGTCCGCGGGCAAGCTGCCGGGCAACAAGTGGATCGGCCTCCACGTCCCCGCGGTGCGCAAGAACCAGGCGATCTGGGACCAGGCGCACAAGGTCGCCGGCCCGTTCTGGCTGCTCGCCGGCGTCGCGCTCGCGTTCGGCGCCGCCTTCTCCTTCATCGCCTCCGGCTGGATGTGGCTCCTGCCGGCCGTCGCGTTCCTCGCGGCGGTTGTCGCGGCGTCCCTGGGCGGCAACTTCGGCGCCCGGGCGGCCGCCGCGGTCGAGCAGGCGCAGGACAACACCCCGCAGCCGGAGCCGGAGCGCCCCGCCGTGAACATCGATGCGTTGCGACGCGCCGCCGGCCACGCAGACGGGGAGTAA
- a CDS encoding DUF4194 domain-containing protein yields the protein MTEPLWTGDTGTLSEESRRALVDLLKGPLITADRKKETWHAITTDTEALRSRLHDVFLELIVDEEAGIAFTRHVRPDNQDVQVPPVLRTEALTHLQTAILLQLRHELGMSAPGERVIVGEDELYNAIGYVRAVDNRDEAGFKKRFTAAVNTIRKYSLLTDTETEGRWEVSPVLRHIFDADTVYALRAEYLRLAQEGDKQ from the coding sequence ATGACGGAACCCCTGTGGACAGGAGACACCGGCACACTGTCCGAGGAATCGCGCCGGGCGCTAGTGGACCTGCTGAAAGGACCACTCATCACCGCCGACCGGAAGAAGGAAACGTGGCACGCGATCACTACCGATACTGAGGCCCTGCGTTCGCGACTGCACGACGTCTTCTTGGAGCTGATAGTGGACGAGGAAGCCGGCATCGCGTTCACACGCCACGTGCGCCCGGATAACCAGGATGTGCAGGTGCCGCCGGTCCTACGCACGGAGGCGCTCACGCACCTGCAGACGGCTATCTTGCTCCAGCTGCGCCACGAGCTGGGCATGTCCGCACCGGGCGAGCGTGTGATCGTCGGCGAAGACGAGCTGTACAACGCCATCGGCTACGTCCGCGCGGTGGATAACCGGGACGAGGCAGGCTTTAAGAAGCGGTTTACGGCGGCGGTGAACACGATCCGCAAATACAGCCTGCTCACTGACACGGAGACGGAGGGGCGTTGGGAGGTCTCGCCGGTGCTACGGCACATCTTCGACGCGGACACCGTGTACGCCCTGCGCGCGGAGTATTTGCGTTTGGCGCAGGAAGGGGATAAGCAGTGA
- a CDS encoding DUF3375 domain-containing protein gives MSIQARALTYKRQKEESAAIRLLHADNAPVLLAVVAEHFPRGAEARPAAQLYELMAADFAVLRETFDLPKTPAAYCNDWVKAGWLVRKSGTKASGETLEPSEQALTALQFMERVSAPRSAVTASRVASISSALQALARDTDPNIETRLVQLEAERARIDAEIAQVERGEFELPSPASVRERVSDILGQASAIPGDFARVRHELEALNSQLRRQLLDPEGSRGDVLDEIFAGVDLIGESDAGRSFNAFYSLVVDPERGAWLDTWIRQILERVGEDAMTAEERARFRALFRDMEDAGYEVNAMMTRLARNLRNYVASEQFAEDRRMIELLRDTRKLAADAAEREELSATHKMATPLQRIGMQVTSVAQLKLADPGAEVITSTVEAFEPGESDPEELYSVVRESEIDLEELMEAVSETVEAAGGASISKVLERHPATQGLGSVVGLVYLAARYGVRREGREQVSFEEEDGSIRVATVPRWHFDVVAVEEMA, from the coding sequence ATGAGTATTCAGGCCCGTGCGCTGACGTACAAACGTCAGAAGGAAGAGTCGGCGGCGATCCGCCTGCTCCACGCCGATAACGCGCCGGTCCTGCTTGCGGTGGTGGCCGAACACTTCCCGCGTGGCGCGGAGGCCCGGCCAGCCGCTCAGCTCTACGAGCTCATGGCAGCCGACTTCGCGGTGCTGCGCGAGACATTCGACCTACCAAAGACCCCTGCCGCCTACTGCAACGACTGGGTCAAAGCTGGCTGGCTTGTGCGTAAATCTGGCACGAAGGCATCGGGTGAGACACTGGAACCGAGCGAGCAAGCACTGACGGCGCTGCAATTCATGGAGCGGGTGAGCGCCCCGAGGTCGGCGGTGACCGCGAGCCGGGTTGCGTCGATAAGCAGTGCCCTGCAAGCACTCGCCCGAGATACCGATCCGAACATCGAGACACGGCTTGTGCAGCTGGAAGCTGAACGGGCGCGCATTGACGCTGAGATTGCCCAGGTAGAGCGCGGCGAGTTTGAGCTGCCCTCCCCCGCTTCCGTGCGCGAGCGAGTGAGCGACATCCTCGGCCAGGCCAGCGCGATCCCCGGGGACTTTGCACGTGTGCGGCACGAGCTCGAGGCGTTGAATTCGCAACTGCGGCGTCAGCTGCTCGACCCGGAAGGGTCGCGGGGCGATGTACTGGACGAGATCTTTGCGGGCGTGGACCTCATCGGTGAGTCGGACGCGGGGAGGAGCTTCAACGCGTTTTACTCGCTGGTGGTCGACCCAGAGCGCGGCGCGTGGCTGGACACGTGGATCAGGCAGATCCTCGAGCGTGTCGGCGAGGACGCGATGACAGCGGAGGAACGGGCGCGGTTCCGCGCGCTATTCCGAGACATGGAAGACGCCGGCTACGAGGTCAACGCAATGATGACGCGTCTCGCCCGGAACCTGCGCAACTATGTCGCCAGCGAGCAGTTCGCCGAGGACCGTCGGATGATTGAGCTGTTGCGTGATACCCGCAAGCTCGCCGCGGACGCCGCGGAGCGTGAAGAACTCTCTGCAACGCACAAAATGGCCACTCCGCTGCAGCGTATCGGCATGCAGGTGACCTCGGTAGCGCAGCTCAAGCTCGCCGACCCGGGCGCCGAGGTGATCACGAGCACAGTGGAGGCGTTCGAGCCGGGTGAGAGCGACCCCGAGGAGCTCTACAGCGTTGTGCGCGAAAGCGAGATCGATCTGGAGGAGCTCATGGAGGCTGTCAGTGAGACCGTGGAGGCGGCCGGAGGTGCGTCGATAAGCAAGGTGCTCGAACGCCACCCGGCGACCCAAGGCCTTGGCTCTGTGGTGGGATTGGTGTACCTCGCGGCGCGCTACGGCGTGCGTAGGGAGGGGCGCGAACAGGTCAGCTTTGAGGAAGAAGATGGGAGCATTCGCGTAGCGACGGTTCCACGCTGGCACTTCGACGTCGTTGCAGTAGAGGAGATGGCATGA